A window of Puniceicoccaceae bacterium genomic DNA:
ACCACAGACTCCCATCGATACACCAGATTGCATCCGTTTCCCATCGGCGTTTGTTCGGTCCAATAAGGTGGTACCGTTGTTCCTCGATAATTTCCGGGATTTGATAATGTTTGCCGAGATGACTGATTTACAGGACTTAGCTTCGAGTTCACCTCCGCATTAGAACTTAGATTCGAGATCGCACCCGCAATCTTTATCGTATCTCGAACTTTGCTTGCCATTGGTGAACGGTTTTCGGAATTCAACCGCGCAACTGCGTCATCCACAGCCTTGCCTACCGCTTGATCCAACGATGCCTCATCGTGGCGATCCGTATCTTGATGATGATAGGCCGCAAGCGTCGCCACCTGAAAATCATTTCTCTGCCCAGCGGTCCAACTGTTGTAATACATGTTGTAGGCGTGGGTAAGGATTTTGCGCCAGTTGGAGTTCCCGTCGCTTGTCGCATTCAGGCCCTCTCGCCACCAGTGGTATTCATCAGGGCCGCCTTCGCGGATGACCGACAGCCCCAGGAACTCCCGCTGATTCACCGGATCATTTCCCACAAAAGCATACAAATTCAGCCCACCCTTCTCCCCGATGGGGTCTTGGTTTAGGAAGCGTCCGAGGCCGTGGGAGTAGTAGCGGTAGCCGTAGTAAATGAGTCCCGAGTCGTTGTCGGTGAACTTGGTCTGGTAGCGGAAGGGATTGATCGATTCGTACCCGTTTCCGGTCGCAACACGTGTCTTGCCGTACGGATCGTATTGGTAGTTCGCCACGATGCTGCCGTCGGAGGCATGCACGAGCTGCGTCACATTGCCTGAATCGTGAGGAAAAAATTCTGAGGAAATCCAGCGCATGAGCTTGATGATCAGGCTATGCCAGACACCCAACTCCGCAAGACCAAAGGAGCGCGGCATTAGAACAATTTCCCACTGAGTTGATGCCACACCTCATCTTTTGTTTTTACGCTCTGCTCTGGATTTCCGGATTGC
This region includes:
- a CDS encoding RHS repeat-associated core domain-containing protein, which produces MPRSFGLAELGVWHSLIIKLMRWISSEFFPHDSGNVTQLVHASDGSIVANYQYDPYGKTRVATGNGYESINPFRYQTKFTDNDSGLIYYGYRYYSHGLGRFLNQDPIGEKGGLNLYAFVGNDPVNQREFLGLSVIREGGPDEYHWWREGLNATSDGNSNWRKILTHAYNMYYNSWTAGQRNDFQVATLAAYHHQDTDRHDEASLDQAVGKAVDDAVARLNSENRSPMASKVRDTIKIAGAISNLSSNAEVNSKLSPVNQSSRQTLSNPGNYRGTTVPPYWTEQTPMGNGCNLVYRWESVVTNILVWVGDFAYSFTNQYSELMGVEVVCDGSTSYQPSGGSPSSGGGSGGNGGTGGYNPNTPQQERGCPIYC